In Primulina eburnea isolate SZY01 chromosome 5, ASM2296580v1, whole genome shotgun sequence, a single window of DNA contains:
- the LOC140831417 gene encoding secreted RxLR effector protein 161-like: protein MCPNNSEEIHEMSKVPYFSAIGSLMYAMMCTCPDICYAMGLVSRYQSNPRRRHWSAVKKILRYLKGTTDYFLCYQGKDLTLKGYTDADWGGDLDERKSTSGYAFLLNDGCISWRSKKQTRVSLSTMEAEFVACASAVQE from the coding sequence ATGTGCCCAAACAATTCTGAAGAAATCCATGAGATGTCTAAAGTCCCATATTTTAGTGCTATTGGAAGTTTAATGTATGCAATGATGTGTACTTGTCCCGATATTTGTTATGCCATGGGTCTGGTCAGCAGGTATCAATCTAATCCAAGAAGAAGACACTGGAGTGCAGTTAAAAAGATTCTAAGATACCTAAAAGGCACTACAGATTACTTCCTTTGTTATCAAGGAAAAGATTTAACATTGAAAGGATACACAGATGCTGATTGGGGTGGTGATTTAGATGAGCGTAAATCAACTTCTGGTTATGCTTTCTTGCTAAATGATGGATGCATCTCTTGGAGAAGCAAGAAACAAACTCGTGTATCACTATCCACAATGGAAGCAGAATTTGTGGCATGTGCTTCTGCAGTGCAAGAATGA
- the LOC140831416 gene encoding uncharacterized protein, with translation MNSPEFVGGANPLVALEWVKSLEAIFDYLKFIDRDRVSCSVFMLVKAARIWWEATKVTVNVRELKCDEFVGLVSSLSIPLVSCLQATKLLNKGCTGFLALVSDVNRDSNVQLQNIDLVQDYPDVFVDDVPGLPPDREVEFVIELSPDASKQGLGDVLIQRGKVIAYASRQLKEYEKNYPTHYLELAAVNMRQRRWLELVKDYDCSISYHPGKANVVADSLSRVSEFGLNRDGLLTFRGRICVPKGDDIRKDILIEAHTAPYSVHPGSTKMYQDLRHLYWWPGLPRTPKGYNSIWVIVDSYQSSIDMAPYEALYGRKCRSPLYWEEVGERKMLGPELVQQTADVVALIQERMKTAQSRQKSYADVRRRPLAFEVGDHVFIKIAPLKGVMRFGKKVGDD, from the exons ATGAACTCTCCCGAATTTGTTGGTGGTGCCAATCCACTCGTAGCTCTTGAATGGGTTAAATCATTGGAGGCTATATTTGATTATCTGAAGTTCATTGATCGAGATAGAGTGAGCTGTTCTGTGTTTATGCTAGTGAAAGCTGCTCGCATCTGGTGGGAAGCTACGAAAGTGACTGTCAATGTTCGCGAGTTAAAATG TGATGAATTTGTTGGGCTAGTTTCATCGCTCAGTATTCCCCTTGTTTCTTGTCTACAAGCTACAAAACTATTGAATAAGGGGTGTACTGGTTTTTTGGCCTTAGTATCGGATGTGAATAGGGATAGTAATGTGCAACTTCAGAATATTGATTTAGTTCAGGATTATCCTGATGTATTTGTTGATGATGTTCCTGGCTTACCTCCTGATCGAgaggtagagtttgttattgaattaAGTCCAG ATGCCTCAAAGCAGGGTTTAGGTGATGTGTTGATCCAACGTGGGAaagtgattgcttatgcttctcgtcagctaAAAgaatacgagaagaattatcccacGCATTATTTGGAGTTGGCGGCTGTG aatatgaggcagcggagGTGGTTGGAACTGgtaaaagactatgattgcagcattagctatcatcctggaAAAGCTAATGTCGTTGCAGATTCTTTAAGCC GAGTTTCTGAATTTGGTTTGAATCGTGATGGTTTATTGACATTTCGAGGTAGAATTTGTGTTCCTAAGGGTGATGACATTCGGAAAGATATACTTATTGAAGCTCATACAGCGCCATATTCAGTTCATCCTGGCAGTACCAAAATGTATCAAGATCTTCGACatctttattggtggccag GACTTCCAAGAACACCAAAGGGTTACAActccatctgggtgattgtcgACAG CTACCAGTCTTCAATCGACATGGCACCCTACGAGGCtttatatggaagaaagtgcCGATCTCCATTGTACTGGGAAGAGGTAGGTGAAAGGAAGATGTTGGGCCCAGAATTggttcaacaaacagcagatgttGTAGCAttgatccaagaaagaatgaagaccgctcagtctagacagaaaagttatgcAGATGTACGACGACGACCATTGGCATTTGAGGTTGGTGATCATGTGTTTATTAAAATAGCTCCTCTCAAGGGAgttatgcgatttggcaagaaag TTGGTGATGATTAA